From Thermostichus vulcanus str. 'Rupite', a single genomic window includes:
- a CDS encoding fatty acid desaturase — MTVATTAQSARKPATLPRELLGPPAEFWNPTLLMFLAAVVLSACCFGGYAFWHWPKWMVFWLNFVALYVLGTVIHDASHGSAHRNRFLNEALGHGSALLQGFVYPVFKRVHMQHHAHVNHPEDDPDHYVSTGGPLWLIAPRFFYHEVFFFKRQLWRKGR, encoded by the coding sequence ATGACTGTTGCCACGACTGCTCAATCGGCCCGCAAACCTGCCACCCTTCCCCGCGAGCTGTTGGGACCGCCAGCGGAGTTTTGGAACCCGACTTTGCTGATGTTTTTGGCCGCTGTGGTTCTCTCCGCCTGTTGCTTCGGTGGCTATGCCTTTTGGCACTGGCCGAAGTGGATGGTGTTTTGGCTGAACTTTGTCGCCTTGTACGTTTTGGGTACGGTGATTCATGATGCCTCCCATGGCTCTGCCCACCGCAACCGCTTTTTGAATGAGGCTTTGGGGCATGGCTCTGCCCTGCTGCAAGGTTTCGTCTATCCCGTGTTTAAGCGGGTTCACATGCAGCATCATGCCCATGTCAACCATCCCGAAGATGACCCGGATCACTATGTCTCCACTGGGGGGCCGCTGTGGTTGATCGCGCCGCGCTTTTTCTACCACGAGGTGTTTTTCTTTAAGCGACAACTGTGGCGCAAGGGGCG